Proteins from a genomic interval of Lolium perenne isolate Kyuss_39 chromosome 1, Kyuss_2.0, whole genome shotgun sequence:
- the LOC127321172 gene encoding laccase-20-like, with the protein MAAACVAFFLAAVLAAAAGGEAAIVEHTFVVSQMKLDQLCNDTLVTVVNGQFPGPTIEVTEGDSVVVHVVNKSPNGVTIHWHGVKQQLNCWADGPAMITQCPIQPNKNFTYRFNVTGQEGTLWWHAHVSCLRATVHGALIIRPRSGPGSYPFPKPYKEIPLVLGEWWDTDLLELERKLANGEMKEVPTSSTINGKLGAFNNCSGVIEDDYILNVEHGKTYLLRIVNAALHAEFYLKIAGHIFTVVAADANYVKPYTMDLIAISPGETVDVLVVADAPPGKYYMVAMTVPSQWIVEEPLMNTLVISRGIIHYNNTSKGSENTPVLSPELPVDDMGNISFYFHGNLTSLRMPSVPTSIDERIFIDVDQGYICKEGESPCRTAVTRMNNISFQLPTSVPLLQAHYYNNISTSISMVREFPSSPPNIEFNRGNTMKATSMRRVRYNTTLEIVFQGPPGETSYLNPMHLHGHDFFILAQGIGEYDPNKDVHTYNLVDPPVRNVALVPRFGWTAIRFVARNPGVWFLHCHLEKHVPSGMATVFVVEDGPTLDTSLPPPPTDYPTCDGQSNKVSYE; encoded by the exons ATGGCCGCCGCGTGCGTCGCCTTCTTCCTTGCTGCGGTTCTAGCAGCAGCTGCCGGTGGTGAAGCGGCGATCGTCGAGCACACGTTCGTA GTGAGCCAGATGAAATTGGATCAGCTATGCAACGACACGCTAGTCACTGTGGTGAACGGGCAATTCCCCGGCCCAACGATCGAGGTCACGGAAGGGGACTCGGTGGTTGTTCATGTCGTCAACAAGTCCCCCAATGGAGTAACGATTCATTG GCATGGAGTGAAGCAGCAACTAAACTGCTGGGCCGATGGACCAGCGATGATAACACAGTGCCCCATCCAGCCGAATAAGAATTTCACCTATCGATTCAACGTCACCGGCCAGGAAGGCACGCTGTGGTGGCATGCTCACGTCAGCTGCCTCCGTGCAACAGTTCATGGTGCCTTGATCATCCGTCCGAGATCGGGTCCCGGTTCTTACCCATTTCCGAAACCTTACAAGGAAATACCACTTGTCTTAG GAGAATGGTGGGATACAGATCTTCTTGAGTTGGAAAGGAAACTCGCGAATGGTGAAATGAAGGAAGTGCCCACTTCATCTACAATCAATGGCAAGCTTGGGGCCTTCAATAACTGCTCCG GGGTCATCGAAGATGACTATATTCTTAATGTAGAGCATGGAAAGACATATCTTTTACGGATAGTGAATGCCGCGCTCCACGCAGAGTTCTACTTAAAGATCGCTGGGCATATCTTCACGGTGGTCGCCGCCGATGCAAACTATGTGAAACCATACACCATGGATCTAATCGCGATCTCGCCTGGTGAGACGGTTGACGTATTAGTCGTTGCTGACGCACCTCCTGGCAAGTACTACATGGTCGCCATGACAGTCCCGTCACAATGGATAGTGGAAGAGCCATTAATGAACACGCTTGTCATCTCAAGAGGGATCATACACTATAACAATACGAGCAAGGGATCTGAGAATACTCCGGTATTGTCCCCTGAACTGCCTGTTGATGATATGGGGAATATATCCTTCTACTTCCATGGCAACTTGACTAGCCTCCGTATGCCTTCGGTGCCAACAAGCATCGACGAGCGAATATTCATCGACGTTGACCAGGGGTACATCTGCAAAGAAGGTGAATCACCCTGCCGTACTGCTGTGACCCGTATGAACAACATCTCGTTCCAACTTCCCACGTCGGTGCCATTGCTCCAAGCACACTACTACAACAATATTAGTACGTCCATAAGCATGGTGCGAGAATTTCCAAGCAGTCCACCCAACATAGAGTTCAACAGAGGCAACACAATGAAGGCCACGTCAATGAGGAGGGTGCGTTACAACACCACGTTGGAGATTGTGTTCCAGGGGCCACCGGGAGAGACCAGCTACCTAAACCCTATGCACCTCCATGGGCACGACTTCTTCATTCTCGCGCAGGGGATTGGCGAATATGACCCAAACAAGGATGTGCATACATACAATTTGGTGGATCCACCCGTCAGGAACGTGGCCCTAGTCCCAAGGTTTGGTTGGACAGCAATCCGATTCGTAGCAAGAAATCCAG GGGTGTGGTTCTTGCACTGCCATCTTGAGAAGCACGTGCCATCTGGCATGGCGACGGTATTCGTGGTGGAGGACGGGCCAACATTGGACACATCTCTCCCGCCGCCTCCAACAGATTATCCAACATGTGATGGCCAGAGCAATAAAGTGTCATATGAATAA